In the Solibacillus sp. FSL K6-1523 genome, one interval contains:
- a CDS encoding adenosylcobinamide amidohydrolase yields the protein MLKVQNISGGYHANPIVKNMSFQVGKGKILGILGPNGSGKSTLLKIISGVLKPQDGQIIIDGQAIESYSVKQLAKKMAVLPQLHASSFSNTVYDAISLGRYPHQSGFFSSWSKKDEQAVQTAMEQTGVARYKEHYLELLSGGEQQRVFIAQALAQNSELLLLDEPTNHLDIAHQKQILDMIRQQVEQNGLTVVSIFHDINLASLYCDELLLLEDGEMRAFGLPHEVVLQGQIEDVYQARIATYPHPELPKPQITMLPAKEMQRNFAKVVVDDFRITEDYIEYTAQAPLKVVSSAVHNAGIGWYESFLNRAISPYYDINKVNDETVAFLQQHQFAPTNTVVMLTAVAMNCAEIQAFSSGSCEIVVMVTAGVGNGIDVTKAYLRDDSFHIGTVNTWVFVNGKLSDEAFIQAMITATEAKTKAFAEQQVVDQQTKTIATGTATDSLLIAATQQGEKMPYAGPITEIGKLIGRGVFETTMAAIVKYKQARK from the coding sequence ATGCTAAAGGTTCAAAATATTTCAGGTGGCTATCATGCAAACCCAATTGTCAAAAACATGTCATTTCAAGTAGGTAAGGGAAAAATTCTTGGAATACTTGGACCGAATGGTAGCGGCAAATCGACACTATTAAAAATTATTAGTGGTGTACTTAAACCGCAAGACGGGCAAATCATCATAGATGGGCAAGCAATTGAAAGTTATTCTGTGAAACAGTTAGCAAAAAAAATGGCGGTACTCCCTCAACTACATGCGAGCAGTTTTTCAAATACTGTCTATGATGCGATTTCTTTAGGGCGTTACCCACATCAAAGTGGCTTTTTCTCTTCATGGTCAAAAAAAGATGAACAGGCAGTACAGACGGCGATGGAACAAACAGGTGTGGCACGTTATAAAGAGCATTATTTAGAGCTGTTATCGGGCGGTGAGCAGCAACGTGTATTTATTGCACAAGCATTGGCGCAAAATTCGGAGCTACTGTTATTAGACGAACCGACGAACCATTTAGATATCGCACATCAAAAACAAATTTTAGATATGATTCGCCAACAAGTGGAACAAAATGGATTAACAGTCGTGTCCATATTCCATGATATTAACCTAGCTTCACTTTATTGCGATGAATTATTACTATTAGAAGACGGCGAAATGCGTGCGTTTGGATTACCGCATGAAGTCGTTTTACAAGGGCAAATAGAGGACGTTTACCAAGCGCGAATTGCTACATATCCGCATCCTGAATTACCGAAACCACAAATTACGATGCTACCAGCGAAGGAAATGCAACGTAATTTTGCAAAGGTAGTGGTAGACGATTTTCGCATAACGGAGGACTATATTGAATACACTGCACAAGCTCCGTTAAAAGTTGTTTCTTCCGCGGTGCATAATGCGGGAATCGGTTGGTATGAAAGCTTTTTAAATCGCGCTATTTCTCCTTACTATGATATAAATAAAGTAAATGATGAAACGGTTGCCTTTTTACAGCAGCATCAGTTTGCTCCTACGAATACAGTTGTTATGTTGACCGCGGTGGCTATGAACTGTGCAGAAATTCAAGCTTTTTCATCAGGAAGTTGTGAAATCGTCGTCATGGTTACAGCAGGTGTTGGTAATGGTATTGATGTAACGAAAGCGTATTTGCGTGATGATTCATTTCATATCGGTACGGTGAATACGTGGGTTTTTGTGAATGGCAAGCTGTCCGATGAAGCATTTATCCAAGCGATGATTACCGCAACAGAGGCGAAGACAAAAGCATTTGCAGAACAGCAAGTGGTTGATCAACAAACGAAAACGATTGCTACGGGTACAGCAACAGATAGCTTATTAATTGCCGCGACACAGCAGGGCGAGAAAATGCCTTATGCAGGACCAATTACCGAAATTGGAAAGCTAATTGGGCGAGGCGTTTTTGAAACTACGATGGCGGCAATCGTTAAATACAAGCAAGCGCGGAAATAG
- a CDS encoding cob(I)yrinic acid a,c-diamide adenosyltransferase, whose translation MKLYTKQGDKGKTSIIGGRVDKDHLRVQAYGTIDELNSFIGKAIFELEKGKFADIIADLTSIQHELFDGGGDLANVMKERHYKLKEEPITILEQRIDALSEEAPPLQRFILPGGSPAAATLHIARTVARRAERETVTLMKEIEDVSPVVQKYLNRLSDYLFAAARIANSRLSIPDVEYIRSANVFK comes from the coding sequence ATGAAATTATATACGAAGCAAGGCGATAAAGGGAAAACAAGCATTATCGGAGGTCGTGTCGACAAAGACCATTTACGCGTACAAGCATATGGCACGATTGATGAGCTGAATTCTTTCATTGGGAAGGCCATTTTTGAACTGGAAAAAGGTAAATTTGCAGATATTATTGCGGACTTAACGTCAATCCAGCATGAGCTATTTGATGGTGGTGGTGACTTAGCGAATGTTATGAAAGAACGCCACTATAAGCTAAAAGAAGAGCCAATTACTATTTTAGAGCAACGCATTGACGCTTTATCAGAAGAAGCTCCACCATTACAACGATTTATTTTACCAGGTGGTTCACCAGCAGCTGCAACCCTTCATATTGCACGTACAGTAGCGCGCCGTGCAGAGCGTGAAACGGTGACACTCATGAAGGAAATAGAAGACGTATCACCAGTTGTTCAAAAGTATTTAAATCGATTATCAGATTATTTATTTGCGGCAGCGCGCATAGCAAACAGTCGATTATCTATCCCAGATGTCGAGTATATTCGCAGTGCTAATGTATTCAAATAA
- a CDS encoding (Fe-S)-binding protein, with translation MNALLIVNWIAFGAVLLYALGLFVYLLKTRYDFIQLGRKEEFDQKLSARIGDIVEKVFGQSKLLKDKKMGLTHVFFFYGFLLVQLGAIDLILKGLIPGTHLPLAGLYPVFTFFQEIVALVILVAVFTAFYRRYVEKLVRLKRGFKNGLVLIFIGGLMLSTLVANGMGLIWHGEGLTGAEPVASGIAWLFQWLPQTAAIGIFYVMWWAHLLFLLTFLVYIPQSKHFHLITSIINVFANRQERMGTLRPIDFAALEEAEDEESMPPLGVGKIHDFTQKQMLDLYACVECGRCTNMCPATGTGKMLSPMDLIVKLRDHLTFTGAVETKQKPWVPFSFFKNTQGNQLAMAAGAEGAVIDNIYSPSLIGDVITEEEIWACTTCRNCEDQCPVMNEHVDKIIDLRRYLTMTEGKVNPDAQRAMTNIERQGNPWGLNRKEKENWRDLDPSISVPTVKELKKSGEEMDYLFWVGSMGAFDNRSQKIALAFAKLMNEAGVKFAILGNKEKNSGDTPRRLGNEFLFQELATANIDEFEKNDVKKIVTIDPHAYNIFKNEYQDFGWKGEVLHHTELLYDLIQDGRLTMDYRVDETIVFHDSCYLGRYNDVYDPPREILKGIPGVKLVEMARNREEGMCCGAGGGLMWMEEHVGNRINVARTEQAVATEASVISSGCPYCLTMLSDGTKAIEVEDKVGTYDIAELLERAVFGTKVASTEEEELVEALEETTPVAEVVEMKEAVAVSGVESVVEGLSTISEEKDV, from the coding sequence ATGAATGCATTATTAATTGTCAATTGGATAGCGTTTGGTGCGGTGTTACTTTATGCACTTGGTTTATTCGTTTATTTATTAAAAACGCGCTATGACTTTATTCAATTAGGTAGAAAAGAAGAGTTCGATCAAAAATTATCGGCCCGCATTGGCGATATTGTCGAAAAAGTATTTGGACAGTCAAAATTATTGAAGGATAAGAAAATGGGCTTAACGCATGTTTTCTTCTTCTACGGATTTTTACTCGTACAACTTGGTGCGATTGATTTAATTTTGAAAGGTTTAATACCAGGTACACATTTGCCGCTTGCTGGACTGTATCCTGTGTTTACATTCTTCCAAGAAATCGTGGCACTTGTTATTTTAGTAGCTGTATTTACTGCATTTTACCGCCGCTATGTGGAAAAGCTTGTCCGCTTAAAACGCGGCTTTAAAAATGGACTTGTTCTTATTTTTATCGGTGGGTTAATGCTGTCAACTTTAGTAGCAAACGGAATGGGCTTAATTTGGCATGGAGAAGGTTTAACAGGTGCCGAGCCAGTTGCATCGGGCATCGCTTGGTTATTCCAATGGTTACCACAAACAGCAGCTATCGGAATTTTTTATGTGATGTGGTGGGCGCACTTACTATTCTTATTAACATTCTTAGTGTATATTCCGCAATCAAAGCATTTCCATTTAATTACGTCGATTATCAACGTATTTGCCAATCGTCAAGAGCGTATGGGAACACTGCGCCCGATTGACTTTGCAGCATTAGAAGAGGCAGAAGATGAAGAAAGTATGCCGCCACTAGGTGTTGGGAAAATTCATGATTTCACACAAAAACAAATGCTAGATTTATATGCGTGTGTGGAATGTGGGCGTTGTACGAATATGTGTCCTGCAACGGGTACAGGGAAAATGTTATCACCAATGGATTTAATCGTAAAATTGCGCGATCACTTAACATTTACGGGTGCGGTTGAAACGAAGCAAAAGCCGTGGGTACCATTTTCATTCTTTAAAAACACACAAGGAAATCAGCTTGCAATGGCGGCTGGTGCAGAAGGGGCAGTAATTGATAACATTTATAGCCCATCTTTAATCGGTGATGTTATTACAGAAGAAGAAATTTGGGCTTGTACAACATGCCGTAACTGTGAAGATCAATGTCCGGTTATGAATGAGCATGTGGATAAAATTATTGATCTACGTCGTTATTTAACGATGACAGAAGGAAAGGTTAACCCAGATGCACAACGCGCGATGACGAATATCGAGCGTCAAGGAAATCCATGGGGCTTAAACCGTAAAGAAAAAGAAAACTGGCGTGACCTTGATCCATCGATTTCAGTTCCAACAGTAAAAGAGTTGAAAAAATCAGGCGAAGAAATGGACTATTTATTCTGGGTAGGTTCGATGGGGGCATTTGATAACCGCTCACAAAAAATCGCCTTAGCTTTTGCGAAGTTGATGAATGAAGCAGGCGTGAAGTTCGCGATTTTAGGCAACAAAGAAAAGAACTCTGGAGATACACCGCGCCGCTTAGGAAATGAGTTTTTATTCCAAGAGCTTGCAACGGCAAATATTGATGAGTTCGAAAAAAATGATGTGAAAAAAATCGTTACAATCGACCCGCATGCATATAATATTTTCAAAAATGAGTACCAAGATTTCGGGTGGAAAGGTGAAGTATTACACCATACAGAATTGCTATACGATTTAATCCAGGATGGTCGTTTGACGATGGATTACCGCGTGGATGAAACGATTGTATTCCATGATTCTTGCTACTTAGGTCGCTACAATGATGTGTACGATCCGCCACGTGAAATTTTAAAAGGTATTCCAGGCGTGAAGCTTGTAGAAATGGCACGTAATCGTGAAGAAGGCATGTGCTGTGGTGCCGGTGGTGGTTTAATGTGGATGGAAGAGCATGTTGGAAACCGCATTAATGTGGCGCGTACAGAACAAGCCGTTGCAACTGAGGCATCGGTCATTTCATCTGGCTGTCCGTACTGCTTAACAATGCTATCAGATGGCACGAAAGCAATCGAAGTAGAAGACAAAGTAGGCACGTACGACATCGCAGAATTACTAGAGCGTGCTGTATTTGGAACGAAAGTAGCTTCTACAGAGGAAGAAGAGCTTGTGGAAGCACTTGAAGAAACGACTCCAGTTGCAGAAGTAGTCGAGATGAAAGAAGCAGTAGCTGTAAGTGGTGTGGAATCGGTAGTGGAAGGATTATCGACAATATCAGAAGAGAAAGACGTTTAA
- a CDS encoding acetyl-CoA C-acetyltransferase, protein MSKTVILDGARTAFGKFGGVLSTLSASDLGGIAITEALEKANVAVDDVQEVIMGNVLQAGQGQIPSRQAAAKAGIPWHVKTETINKVCASGMRSVTLADQLIRSGDEEIIVAGGMESMSNAPYYMPKGRFGLRMGDATLVDGLLHDGLTCSFNPQQVHMGIYGNETAQQFEISREEQDAWAVRSHERALAAIEDGKFAQEIATVEIMQRKGEPIRIEQDEAPRKGTSVEALSNLKSAFSQDGTITAGNAPGVNDGACALVLMNEERAQKEKRQPLATIIAHAEVGVAPEQFPQTPGLVINALLEKAGKSLKEIDLFEINEAFAAVALVSNELATLDVDKVNVNGGAVALGHPIGASGARIILTLAYELKRRGGGLGIAAICSGGGQGDAILIEVQGEGEK, encoded by the coding sequence TTGTCAAAAACAGTGATTTTAGATGGAGCAAGAACAGCTTTTGGAAAATTTGGTGGGGTGCTGAGCACTTTATCTGCAAGTGATCTAGGTGGCATTGCGATTACAGAAGCTTTAGAAAAGGCGAATGTTGCGGTAGATGATGTACAAGAAGTCATTATGGGGAATGTTTTACAAGCGGGTCAAGGGCAAATACCTTCTCGTCAAGCAGCAGCAAAAGCAGGAATCCCGTGGCATGTCAAAACAGAAACAATTAATAAAGTATGTGCATCTGGTATGCGTAGTGTGACACTTGCTGATCAATTGATTCGTTCAGGAGATGAGGAAATCATTGTAGCAGGTGGTATGGAATCGATGTCCAATGCACCGTACTATATGCCAAAAGGTCGCTTTGGCTTGCGCATGGGAGACGCAACTTTAGTAGATGGGCTATTGCATGATGGCTTAACATGCTCATTTAATCCACAGCAAGTACATATGGGCATTTACGGAAATGAAACGGCACAGCAATTTGAAATTAGTCGGGAAGAGCAAGATGCATGGGCTGTTCGCAGTCATGAACGCGCACTTGCTGCAATAGAGGACGGAAAATTTGCACAGGAGATTGCCACAGTTGAAATCATGCAACGTAAAGGTGAGCCAATCCGCATCGAACAAGATGAAGCGCCGCGTAAAGGGACTTCTGTGGAAGCGCTTTCGAATTTAAAGTCAGCATTCAGTCAAGATGGGACGATTACCGCGGGAAATGCACCAGGTGTTAATGATGGGGCTTGCGCGCTCGTGTTAATGAATGAAGAGCGTGCGCAAAAAGAAAAACGTCAACCGTTAGCGACAATTATCGCACATGCAGAAGTAGGCGTTGCACCTGAACAATTCCCGCAAACACCGGGACTTGTCATTAATGCATTACTTGAAAAAGCAGGGAAGTCACTCAAAGAAATCGATTTATTCGAAATTAACGAAGCGTTCGCCGCAGTAGCACTTGTAAGCAATGAGCTGGCGACGCTGGATGTAGATAAAGTCAATGTCAATGGCGGTGCAGTAGCACTTGGTCATCCAATTGGCGCAAGTGGTGCACGCATTATATTGACGCTTGCTTATGAATTAAAGCGTCGTGGTGGCGGGCTCGGTATCGCAGCAATTTGCTCGGGTGGTGGTCAAGGAGATGCGATCTTAATCGAAGTACAAGGCGAGGGGGAGAAATAG
- a CDS encoding 3-hydroxybutyryl-CoA dehydrogenase, giving the protein MNIQTVMVIGAGQMGSGIAQVCAQAGYQVILNDMKQEFFERGIASITKNLTRDVEKGRKTAQEKEEILSRITMSLAIEDAGKADIIIEAAVENMEVKKSIFQQLDRIAPAHAILATNTSSLPITEIAAVTNRPEKVIGMHFMNPVPVMQLVEIIRGLATADEVYEAVATMTKQIGKTGVEVNDFPGFVANRILLPMINEAIYALYEGVATKEAIDDVMKMGMNHPMGPLTLADFIGLDTCLSIMEILHEGLGDSKYRPCPLLRKYVAAGWLGKKSGRGFYVYE; this is encoded by the coding sequence ATGAACATTCAAACGGTTATGGTTATCGGTGCAGGACAAATGGGGTCTGGTATTGCGCAAGTTTGTGCACAAGCAGGCTATCAAGTCATTTTAAACGATATGAAGCAAGAGTTTTTTGAGCGCGGTATCGCATCAATCACAAAAAACTTAACACGTGATGTGGAAAAAGGACGTAAAACAGCGCAGGAAAAAGAGGAAATTCTTTCACGAATTACGATGTCTTTAGCTATTGAGGATGCAGGCAAGGCGGATATTATTATCGAAGCAGCGGTTGAGAATATGGAAGTGAAAAAGTCCATTTTCCAACAGCTAGATCGCATTGCACCAGCCCATGCCATTTTAGCGACGAATACATCGAGCCTTCCGATTACTGAAATCGCGGCTGTAACGAATCGTCCTGAAAAAGTAATCGGTATGCATTTCATGAACCCTGTACCTGTTATGCAGCTTGTTGAAATTATTCGTGGCTTAGCAACGGCGGATGAAGTGTATGAAGCAGTTGCGACGATGACAAAGCAAATAGGTAAAACAGGCGTTGAAGTAAATGACTTCCCAGGCTTCGTTGCGAATCGTATTTTATTGCCGATGATTAATGAGGCGATTTATGCATTATATGAAGGTGTTGCAACGAAAGAAGCGATTGATGATGTCATGAAAATGGGAATGAATCATCCGATGGGACCATTAACATTGGCAGACTTTATCGGACTAGATACGTGCTTATCCATTATGGAAATTTTACATGAAGGACTTGGTGATAGTAAATATCGTCCATGCCCACTCCTTCGAAAATACGTGGCAGCAGGTTGGCTCGGCAAAAAATCGGGGCGCGGCTTTTACGTATACGAATAG
- a CDS encoding acyl-CoA dehydrogenase, whose product MNLQFTDEQLMMRNMVRDFAKTEIEPFVERMEAGEFPREVVRKMGELGLMGITVPEQYGGAAMDFTSYIIAINELSKVSAVMGVILSVHTSVGTNPILYFGNEQQKKHYIPKLASGEYLGAFCLTETNAGSDAGALKTRAVRDGDDYIINGSKVFITNGDEANVYIVFASTNPEVGSRGISAFIVEKDTAGFIVGKDERKMGLHGSRTVQLTFENMRISATQLLGEEGEGYKIALANLDVGRIGIAAQSLGIAEAALEAATAYAKERVQFGKPIAQQQGVGFKLADMATAVEAARLLVYRAAHLRSQNLPCGKEASMAKLFASQTAVDTAIEAVQIFGGYGYTEDYPVERYFRDAKITQIYEGTSEIQKIVISKHVMG is encoded by the coding sequence ATGAATCTACAATTTACAGATGAACAACTTATGATGCGCAACATGGTTCGTGATTTTGCAAAAACGGAAATCGAACCTTTTGTTGAACGAATGGAAGCGGGAGAATTCCCAAGGGAAGTCGTTCGAAAAATGGGGGAGCTTGGTCTAATGGGGATTACCGTACCTGAGCAATATGGCGGCGCGGCAATGGATTTTACCTCGTATATTATTGCGATTAATGAGCTATCGAAAGTAAGTGCGGTAATGGGTGTTATTTTATCTGTGCATACATCAGTCGGGACAAATCCAATTTTATATTTTGGCAATGAACAGCAAAAAAAGCACTATATACCAAAGCTTGCAAGCGGTGAATATTTAGGAGCATTTTGCTTAACGGAGACGAATGCGGGAAGTGATGCAGGGGCATTAAAAACACGCGCGGTTCGTGATGGTGATGATTATATTATAAACGGCTCGAAAGTATTTATTACAAATGGCGATGAGGCGAATGTGTATATTGTTTTTGCTTCAACAAATCCAGAAGTGGGCTCGCGCGGTATTTCAGCATTTATTGTAGAAAAAGATACAGCAGGGTTCATTGTTGGGAAAGATGAACGAAAAATGGGCTTACATGGCTCGCGAACGGTTCAGTTAACATTTGAAAATATGCGCATTTCGGCTACTCAGCTTTTAGGGGAAGAGGGAGAAGGCTATAAAATTGCGCTTGCTAATTTAGATGTAGGACGGATTGGCATTGCCGCGCAAAGTTTGGGGATAGCTGAAGCGGCATTGGAAGCAGCAACTGCATACGCGAAGGAACGTGTGCAATTTGGTAAACCGATTGCACAGCAGCAAGGGGTAGGCTTTAAATTAGCGGATATGGCAACAGCCGTGGAAGCAGCAAGATTACTCGTCTATCGCGCGGCACATTTACGCTCGCAAAACTTACCGTGTGGAAAAGAAGCGTCAATGGCGAAACTATTTGCTTCACAAACAGCGGTGGATACAGCAATTGAAGCGGTACAAATATTCGGGGGCTACGGTTACACCGAGGATTACCCAGTAGAGCGCTATTTCCGCGACGCTAAAATTACGCAAATTTACGAAGGCACAAGTGAAATTCAAAAGATTGTTATTAGCAAACATGTAATGGGATGA
- a CDS encoding acyl-CoA dehydrogenase — MNFQLSEEHEQLREMIRDFAVNEVAPSAEHRDEHEEFDRGIFDKMAELGLTGIPWPEEYGGAGFDYLAYCIAVEELSRVCASTGVTLSAHTSLAGWPIYKFGNEEQKQKYLRPMAEGKKIGAYGLTEAGSGSDAGGMKTYAVKDGDDYVLNGSKIFITNGGVADIYVVFAVTDPEARNGTTAFIVEADFPGFSVGKKERKLGIRSSPTTEIIFENCRVPKENMLGEEGQGFVIAMKTLDGGRNGIAAQAVGIAQGALDAAVDYAKERVQFGKPIAANQGVSFKLADMATEIEASRLLTYQAAWLESNDLPYGKASAMAKLLAGDTAMKATTEAVQVFGGYGYTKDYPVERYMRDAKITQIYEGTQEIQRLVISRMLTK; from the coding sequence ATGAACTTTCAATTATCAGAAGAACATGAACAATTACGTGAGATGATTCGTGATTTCGCAGTGAATGAAGTAGCACCATCTGCAGAACATCGTGATGAGCATGAAGAATTTGACCGTGGTATTTTCGATAAAATGGCGGAGTTAGGCTTAACAGGTATTCCATGGCCAGAAGAGTACGGCGGTGCAGGTTTTGACTATTTAGCTTATTGTATTGCAGTAGAAGAGTTGTCACGCGTTTGTGCATCTACAGGTGTAACGTTATCCGCTCATACATCACTTGCAGGTTGGCCAATTTACAAGTTTGGTAACGAGGAGCAAAAGCAAAAATACTTGCGCCCAATGGCTGAAGGTAAAAAGATCGGTGCTTACGGTTTAACAGAGGCAGGTTCAGGATCTGATGCGGGTGGCATGAAAACATATGCGGTAAAAGATGGCGATGATTATGTGTTAAACGGCTCGAAAATCTTCATAACAAATGGTGGCGTAGCAGATATTTATGTTGTATTTGCAGTGACAGATCCAGAGGCTAGAAATGGTACAACAGCATTTATTGTTGAAGCAGATTTCCCGGGCTTCTCAGTAGGTAAAAAAGAGCGTAAATTAGGCATCCGTTCATCACCAACAACGGAAATAATTTTTGAAAATTGCCGTGTACCAAAAGAAAATATGCTCGGTGAGGAAGGTCAAGGCTTTGTCATTGCGATGAAAACATTAGATGGCGGTCGTAACGGCATTGCCGCACAGGCAGTTGGTATTGCACAAGGAGCACTTGATGCAGCCGTTGATTATGCGAAAGAACGTGTGCAATTTGGTAAACCAATTGCAGCAAATCAAGGAGTATCCTTCAAATTAGCTGATATGGCAACAGAAATCGAAGCGTCTCGTTTACTAACATATCAAGCAGCCTGGTTGGAATCAAATGACCTACCATATGGAAAAGCGTCTGCAATGGCAAAGTTATTAGCTGGAGACACAGCAATGAAAGCGACGACAGAAGCGGTACAAGTTTTTGGTGGCTACGGCTATACGAAAGATTACCCAGTAGAGCGCTATATGCGTGATGCAAAAATTACGCAAATTTATGAAGGTACACAGGAAATTCAACGCCTCGTAATTTCGCGCATGCTGACGAAATAG
- a CDS encoding TetR/AcrR family transcriptional regulator produces the protein MTNVDKLRVGTSIKDENKVIERRQQIIHAGVKLFKEKGFHRATTRELAKAAGFSIGTLYEYIRTKEDVLFLVCDNIFDEVMNRLSQFSGTAGTMDDLKEAIRQYYLLIDSMLDEFTIMYQETKSLPKQAMHYVLDKEVEMVAIFEGILRNCKKSNAISLPDEAIYLAANHVVVQGQSWAFRRWALKKHYTIDRYIELQTALFLQGIMQGEK, from the coding sequence ATGACAAATGTAGATAAATTGCGTGTTGGCACATCAATCAAGGATGAAAATAAAGTGATTGAACGCAGACAACAAATCATCCATGCGGGAGTAAAGTTGTTTAAAGAGAAAGGGTTTCATCGCGCGACAACTCGTGAACTGGCAAAAGCAGCAGGATTTAGCATCGGTACTTTATATGAATACATTCGTACAAAAGAAGATGTGCTGTTTTTAGTGTGTGACAATATATTTGACGAAGTGATGAATCGTTTATCACAGTTTTCGGGCACTGCAGGAACGATGGACGATTTGAAAGAGGCAATTCGACAGTATTACTTGTTAATTGATAGCATGCTAGATGAATTTACAATCATGTATCAAGAAACGAAATCATTGCCAAAACAGGCCATGCATTATGTACTCGATAAGGAAGTCGAAATGGTGGCAATTTTTGAAGGGATTTTACGGAATTGCAAAAAGTCTAATGCCATATCCCTTCCCGATGAGGCGATTTATTTAGCAGCTAATCATGTCGTAGTTCAAGGACAAAGCTGGGCATTCCGAAGATGGGCTTTAAAAAAACACTATACAATCGACCGTTATATTGAATTGCAAACAGCGCTGTTTTTACAAGGGATTATGCAAGGGGAAAAGTAA